Proteins found in one Microtus ochrogaster isolate Prairie Vole_2 unplaced genomic scaffold, MicOch1.0 UNK50, whole genome shotgun sequence genomic segment:
- the LOC101991335 gene encoding olfactory receptor 11L1-like codes for MTQISEIVLLGFGDLHGLQFLLFGIFLTIYVMTLLGNFVILTVVSADCSLHTPMYFFLGHFSFLEIGYTTTIEPIMLRTLLSAHVPISFLACACQFYFFASLVATECFFLAVMSYDRYIAICNPLHYSNIMDFWGCFQLAVASWLAGFLAPILLMIFIFRLTFCSTNEIDHFFCDLKPIMKLACTNTQVAEITSFICTSLFALAPFLLTLASYSYIICAILRIPSTTGKQRAFSTCSSHLTVVSLYYGTLGIVYGFPSMPQYEGVLKLLSLLYTVFTPAVNPIIYTLRNKDVKVALRKLVQ; via the coding sequence atgacTCAGATTTCAGAAATTGTCCTTTTGGGTTTTGGGGATCTCCACggtcttcagtttcttctttttgggATATTTCTGACCATTTATGTGATGACTCTCTTAGGTAACTTTGTAATTCTCACTGTGGTATCAGCTGATTGCTCTCTTCACACAcccatgtatttctttcttggtCACTTCTCTTTCCTGGAGATTGGCTACACTACAACTATTGAGCCCATAATGCTGAGGACGTTGTTGTCAGCTCATGTGCCTATCTCCTTCCTTGCCTGTGCttgtcagttttatttctttgcttccctGGTGGCAACAGAATGCTTCTTCCTTGCTGTAATGTCTTATGATAGATATATAGCCATCTGTAACCCTCTTCACTACTCCAATATCATGGACTTCTGGGGTTGCTTCCAGCTAGCAGTGGCCTCTTGGTTGGCTGGATTTCTGGCACCTATCCTGCTCATGATCTTCATTTTTCGTTTGACATTTTGTTCTACCAATGAGATTGaccacttcttctgtgatctgAAGCCCATCATGAAACTGGCCTGCACTAATACTCAAGTGGCTGAAATTACTTCATTCATATGTACCTCTTTATTTGCCCTTGCTCCCTTCCTTCTGACATTGGCTTCCTATAGTTACATCATTTGTGCCATTCTAAGGATTCCTTCTACCACAGGGAAGCAGAGGGCTTTCTCTACCTGTTCATCCCACCTGACAGTGGTCAGTCTCTATTATGGGACTTTGGGCATTGTTTATGGCTTCCCATCCATGCCTCAGTATGAAGGTGTATTGAAGTTGCTCTCTCTTCTGTACACAGTGTTTACACCTGCTGTCAACCCTATCATTTACACCCTGAGGAACAAGGATGTGAAGGTAGCTCTGAGAAAATTGGTAcaatga